Proteins found in one Solitalea lacus genomic segment:
- a CDS encoding efflux RND transporter permease subunit, which produces MLKKFIERPVLATVISVILVLLGGIGLYSLPITQFPDIAPPSVQVTASYPGANAETVLRSVVIPLEEAINGVENMTYIKSTASNDGSVSISVFFKLGTDADQASVNVQNRVAGVTNQLPVEVVQSGITTVKQLNSFIMLISLYADEIHEKMYDETFLQNYGKINIIPEIKRVPGVGQAIIFGNKDYAMRIWLNPQQLASYNLTPQEVLAAIHDQNLEAAPGKFGEGSREAFEYVIKYKGKLNKPVDYENIIIRSNNDGSILRLKDIAKVEFGSITYAGDTKNNGRQSTMVAVFQTAGSNANEVQSQINELMVKAEKAFPQGVHFNTIYSTKKQLDESIDQVTSTLIEAFILVFIVVFLFLQDLRSTIIPAIAVPVAIIGTFFFMLLFGFSINLLTLFALVLAIGIVVDDAIVVVEAVHVKMEHTHWPARKATISTMGEISGAIVSITLVMSAVFLPVGFFTGPTGVFYRQFAFTLATAILISAVNALTLSPALSALFLKNVHSGGDGVQHKKNFWGRFFTAFNAGFNAMTSKYTRSLQFLVRHKWVSLGGLAVITATTVYFMITTPRGFIPNEDNGFAAVAVSLPAGASLERTNYVMRRADSLLLALHPVNNVISISGFNMLSFSTSPSFGVAFANLRDLKQRGLVKDVMGITALMGQQLSQIKEANFFVFTLPTVPGFGNVDGLEMVLQDRTGGSLDKFTQTAYAFNMELMQQPEIAVAYTTFKNDYPQYELEVDQVKAKQLGVNVKDLLTVMQAYFGGMIASDFNRFGKYYRVMMQADVPFRNTEAGLNGAFVKNDKGEMVPINTIARLKRVYGPESLDRYNMFNSITVNVMPKPGFSTGDALERVEAMAAQKLPKGYSFEWTGMSKEEKESGGQSVVIFSLCVIFVYFLLAAQYESYIVPLAVILSIPTGMLGVFVAINLTGIQNNIYVQVGLIMLIGLLAKNAILIVEYAIQRRRAGMSLMGAAIEAARLRLRPIIMTSIAFVVGLIPLMRATGPSAIGNHSISISAAGGMLAGVVLGVFIIPVLFIVFQYLQELITGKAYLNKFADQDEPMAPTVHQHNS; this is translated from the coding sequence ATGCTTAAGAAATTCATAGAAAGACCAGTGTTGGCAACAGTAATATCAGTGATATTGGTGTTGTTAGGAGGGATAGGCTTGTATTCGTTGCCTATTACGCAGTTTCCAGATATCGCACCGCCAAGTGTTCAGGTTACAGCAAGTTATCCCGGAGCCAATGCTGAAACGGTGTTACGTTCGGTAGTAATTCCATTGGAAGAAGCTATAAACGGGGTTGAAAACATGACTTACATCAAATCAACCGCAAGTAATGATGGTTCAGTATCCATAAGTGTGTTTTTTAAATTAGGAACTGATGCGGATCAAGCATCTGTAAATGTTCAGAACAGGGTTGCCGGGGTAACCAACCAGTTGCCGGTTGAGGTGGTACAATCAGGTATTACTACTGTCAAGCAGTTGAATAGTTTTATTATGCTGATCAGCTTATATGCTGATGAAATTCATGAGAAAATGTATGATGAAACGTTCCTGCAGAATTATGGTAAAATTAACATCATTCCTGAAATAAAAAGGGTACCGGGTGTAGGACAAGCCATTATTTTTGGTAATAAGGACTATGCAATGCGCATATGGCTTAATCCGCAACAATTAGCCTCTTACAATCTTACCCCCCAAGAAGTCTTAGCAGCAATTCATGATCAAAACCTTGAAGCTGCCCCTGGTAAGTTTGGTGAGGGCAGTAGGGAAGCATTTGAGTATGTGATTAAATACAAGGGGAAATTAAATAAGCCGGTTGACTATGAAAACATCATCATTCGTTCAAATAATGACGGTTCAATATTACGTTTAAAAGATATTGCAAAAGTAGAGTTTGGGTCAATCACTTATGCCGGTGACACTAAAAACAATGGCCGACAAAGTACCATGGTGGCAGTATTTCAGACAGCAGGATCAAATGCCAACGAGGTGCAATCGCAAATTAATGAGCTGATGGTTAAAGCGGAAAAGGCATTTCCGCAAGGTGTTCATTTCAATACAATTTATAGTACGAAAAAACAGCTTGATGAATCTATCGATCAAGTGACGAGTACGCTTATTGAAGCTTTTATTTTGGTATTCATTGTAGTTTTTCTGTTTCTTCAGGATTTGCGTTCGACCATAATACCAGCTATTGCAGTTCCGGTAGCTATTATCGGTACTTTTTTCTTTATGCTTTTGTTTGGCTTCTCGATCAATTTACTTACACTTTTCGCTCTTGTATTAGCAATAGGAATTGTGGTTGACGATGCCATTGTGGTAGTTGAAGCCGTTCACGTGAAAATGGAGCACACACATTGGCCTGCACGCAAGGCTACCATCTCTACCATGGGCGAAATTTCTGGTGCTATAGTATCCATTACGCTAGTGATGTCGGCAGTTTTCTTGCCTGTTGGCTTTTTTACCGGTCCTACGGGGGTGTTCTATCGCCAGTTTGCATTTACATTGGCTACAGCCATTTTAATTTCGGCGGTAAATGCCTTAACCTTAAGTCCGGCTCTTTCAGCATTATTCTTGAAAAATGTTCATTCCGGAGGGGATGGTGTTCAGCATAAAAAAAACTTCTGGGGAAGATTCTTTACTGCTTTTAACGCAGGCTTTAACGCAATGACGTCTAAGTATACCCGAAGTCTGCAGTTTTTAGTTCGGCATAAATGGGTCTCATTGGGAGGCTTGGCTGTTATAACAGCCACGACTGTTTACTTTATGATCACAACGCCCAGAGGGTTTATTCCAAATGAAGATAATGGTTTTGCTGCTGTAGCAGTTTCATTGCCTGCAGGCGCTTCTCTTGAGCGTACCAATTATGTTATGCGACGTGCCGATAGCCTATTGCTGGCGTTGCATCCTGTGAATAATGTTATCAGTATCAGTGGATTTAACATGTTGAGCTTTTCTACGAGTCCTTCGTTTGGGGTGGCCTTTGCTAACCTGAGGGACCTTAAACAGAGAGGTTTGGTGAAGGACGTAATGGGCATTACTGCATTGATGGGGCAACAACTATCTCAAATCAAGGAAGCGAATTTCTTTGTGTTTACCCTGCCAACCGTACCTGGGTTTGGTAATGTTGATGGTTTGGAAATGGTATTGCAGGATAGGACCGGTGGAAGCCTTGATAAATTCACTCAAACAGCTTATGCATTTAATATGGAGCTGATGCAACAACCAGAAATAGCGGTAGCCTATACAACTTTCAAGAATGATTATCCACAGTACGAACTGGAAGTTGATCAAGTAAAAGCGAAACAACTCGGAGTTAATGTAAAGGATTTATTGACGGTAATGCAGGCTTATTTTGGAGGGATGATAGCTTCAGACTTTAATCGTTTTGGTAAATACTATCGAGTGATGATGCAGGCCGATGTTCCATTCAGAAATACAGAAGCAGGATTAAATGGAGCGTTTGTTAAAAATGATAAGGGCGAGATGGTTCCGATTAATACAATTGCCAGGTTAAAACGTGTTTATGGACCTGAGTCATTGGATCGATATAATATGTTTAACTCTATTACAGTAAACGTTATGCCTAAACCCGGATTCAGTACAGGTGATGCATTAGAACGGGTTGAAGCTATGGCAGCTCAAAAGCTACCAAAGGGTTATTCTTTTGAGTGGACAGGTATGAGTAAGGAGGAAAAGGAGTCTGGAGGACAATCGGTTGTTATCTTCTCATTGTGTGTAATTTTTGTATACTTTTTGTTGGCAGCGCAATACGAAAGTTATATTGTTCCACTGGCGGTTATCTTATCTATTCCAACCGGAATGCTGGGGGTCTTTGTGGCGATTAACCTTACCGGAATACAGAATAATATTTATGTTCAGGTAGGGTTGATTATGCTCATTGGTTTGCTCGCAAAAAATGCGATTTTGATTGTTGAGTATGCCATTCAACGGCGCAGAGCAGGAATGAGCTTAATGGGGGCGGCTATTGAAGCGGCCAGGTTGAGGCTCCGTCCAATTATTATGACCTCTATTGCATTTGTTGTTGGATTGATTCCTTTAATGCGTGCTACCGGGCCATCGGCAATTGGTAATCACTCAATAAGTATTAGTGCGGCAGGAGGAATGCTGGCAGGAGTTGTATTGGGGGTGTTTATTATTCCGGTATTATTTATTGTATTTCAATACCTGCAAGAGTTAATTACAGGTAAGGCCTATCTAAACAAATTTGCTGATCAGGATGAGCCCATGGCACCTACAGTTCATCAACATAACAGTTAA
- a CDS encoding efflux transporter outer membrane subunit, translating into MNRYNKNRLLRGLLFVGLITGGGACRVSEKYTRPEQNMPDHYREYAAATVDTANMAGKMPWRIVSGDAELVTLIDSAIHNNLDLRNAIKSIEVAEKILGQAKLGNIPELSLQLSAAITRPSDNSLSGISASQFLGSKYVKDYQTALSLSWEADIWGKIRSQKEAALAGYLQSTEAARAIQTQVVAAVAQSYFNLLMLDEQRRIAKDNLVLNDSTLNVIRLQRDAGLATTLAVQQAEAQRLNSALLIPQLEQNIALQESALSLLIGEMPKAIDRRQNIYRVQLQEQYNAGVPANLLSNRPDVRASELALISANARVGISKAAMYPSLTITAAGGLNTFEASNWFSVPGSLFATAAGAITQPIFLRKQLRTQYEIAKIEREQFAIDFRKSVLVAVAEVTDALVKVDKIIEQERIEQTRVETLKSAVKNARLLYSSGMADYLEVLTAQATALQSELNLADIKRQRLSILVELYRSLGGGWR; encoded by the coding sequence ATGAATCGATATAATAAAAACAGATTGCTAAGAGGCCTTTTGTTTGTGGGATTGATTACAGGCGGTGGAGCATGCAGGGTAAGCGAAAAATATACACGTCCTGAGCAAAATATGCCTGATCATTACCGCGAATACGCAGCTGCAACGGTTGATACGGCAAATATGGCTGGTAAAATGCCATGGCGAATTGTATCTGGGGATGCTGAGTTGGTTACATTAATCGATAGCGCCATTCATAATAATCTTGATTTACGGAATGCAATAAAAAGCATAGAGGTAGCAGAAAAAATACTTGGCCAGGCAAAATTGGGAAACATTCCAGAGTTGTCCTTGCAGCTTTCGGCAGCAATTACAAGGCCGTCGGATAATAGTCTTAGTGGAATAAGTGCTAGCCAGTTTCTAGGTTCAAAATATGTAAAGGATTATCAAACGGCGCTAAGTTTATCTTGGGAGGCAGATATCTGGGGTAAAATACGCTCCCAAAAGGAAGCTGCATTAGCAGGTTATTTGCAATCTACTGAAGCGGCGAGGGCAATACAAACACAGGTTGTGGCTGCTGTTGCACAAAGTTATTTCAATCTGCTTATGCTTGATGAACAGAGGCGCATTGCAAAAGATAACTTGGTGTTAAATGACAGCACTTTAAATGTTATTCGTTTACAACGTGATGCTGGGCTTGCAACAACGTTAGCGGTGCAACAGGCAGAAGCTCAGCGCTTAAATTCTGCTTTATTAATCCCCCAGCTCGAACAAAATATTGCTCTCCAGGAAAGTGCCTTGAGTTTGTTAATCGGCGAAATGCCTAAGGCAATTGACAGAAGACAAAACATTTACAGGGTGCAGCTTCAAGAACAATATAATGCAGGTGTTCCGGCTAATTTATTAAGTAACAGGCCTGATGTGAGAGCAAGTGAGCTAGCTTTAATAAGTGCAAATGCCCGAGTTGGGATTAGCAAAGCGGCCATGTATCCTTCGCTTACTATTACTGCTGCGGGAGGATTAAACACGTTTGAAGCCAGCAATTGGTTCAGTGTTCCGGGGTCTTTGTTTGCTACAGCGGCAGGGGCAATTACTCAACCTATTTTTTTGCGCAAACAATTAAGAACGCAATATGAAATTGCTAAAATTGAAAGAGAACAATTTGCAATCGATTTTAGAAAATCAGTTTTAGTTGCGGTAGCCGAAGTAACTGATGCATTAGTTAAAGTTGACAAGATCATTGAGCAGGAAAGGATCGAGCAAACCAGAGTTGAAACACTTAAATCAGCAGTAAAAAATGCTCGTTTATTGTATAGTAGTGGAATGGCAGACTATCTGGAAGTGCTGACTGCTCAAGCAACAGCCTTGCAAAGCGAACTGAATTTGGCAGACATTAAAAGACAACGCTTAAGCATACTGGTAGAACTTTACCGTTCATTAGGCGGGGGATGGCGCTAA
- a CDS encoding IS1380 family transposase codes for MVNLPIEYSDKPVTPFGGMSLLKRMLDKTQIYEQLNKLALPVAGSNRGYLPSDIVRSFWLGIWTGASRYIHCDWVRYDTVLQDIFGLKQMPSQSTYSRFFNKFNQAKNTEVFPALQQWFMEQLEINTITVDFDSTVITRYGEQEGSAVGYNPNKKGRNSHHPLMAFISQTRMVANAWLRPGNTAASSNCVAFMQETFDCCLQGKKVGLVRGDSGFYTEEILDYLEQKRLNYVVAVRMYPNIKSEVLCRSAWITLSKGIELSEMTFSHSQGKPRRYIIVKKRVEDRPNCTGKLLFEDMPGYRFSCYVTNLDLPLDQVWNIYNSRADCENRIKELKQDFGLENFCMQNFWATEASFRFIMVAYNLISLFRHFALNEHNKATHQTLKSYCFALGAWTATHANRKVLKISLPLKKRQWMDGLFAKIDLLDGKFSYSNA; via the coding sequence ATGGTTAATTTGCCCATAGAGTATTCAGACAAACCCGTAACCCCATTTGGCGGGATGAGTTTACTAAAGCGCATGCTTGATAAGACCCAGATTTATGAACAGCTTAATAAACTGGCACTGCCTGTTGCAGGCTCCAATCGGGGATATTTACCATCGGATATTGTTCGGTCCTTTTGGTTAGGTATTTGGACGGGGGCCAGTCGTTACATTCATTGCGACTGGGTAAGATACGATACGGTTCTTCAAGACATTTTCGGTCTGAAGCAGATGCCTTCTCAGAGCACCTATAGTCGATTTTTCAATAAATTCAATCAAGCCAAAAATACAGAAGTCTTCCCTGCCCTGCAGCAGTGGTTCATGGAGCAGCTGGAAATCAACACAATTACGGTTGATTTTGACAGTACCGTTATTACCCGGTATGGAGAACAGGAAGGCAGTGCCGTAGGTTATAATCCCAATAAAAAGGGCAGGAACTCCCATCATCCTCTGATGGCTTTTATCAGCCAAACCAGAATGGTGGCCAATGCCTGGTTGCGACCCGGAAATACCGCGGCCAGTTCTAATTGCGTAGCATTTATGCAGGAAACCTTTGATTGTTGTCTGCAGGGGAAGAAAGTGGGTTTGGTTCGTGGAGATAGTGGCTTCTATACCGAAGAAATCCTTGATTACCTTGAGCAAAAGCGGCTAAACTACGTGGTAGCCGTCAGAATGTATCCCAATATAAAAAGCGAAGTACTCTGCCGGAGCGCATGGATTACCCTTAGCAAAGGAATAGAGTTGAGTGAAATGACTTTCAGCCATTCACAAGGTAAGCCAAGGCGGTATATTATTGTCAAAAAACGGGTAGAGGATCGGCCTAATTGCACAGGTAAACTTCTTTTTGAGGATATGCCAGGGTATCGGTTTAGTTGCTATGTGACCAATTTGGATTTACCTCTTGACCAGGTATGGAACATTTATAATTCAAGGGCCGATTGCGAGAATCGGATTAAAGAGCTCAAACAAGATTTTGGTCTGGAAAACTTCTGCATGCAAAACTTTTGGGCAACAGAAGCCTCCTTCCGGTTCATCATGGTAGCCTATAACCTGATTAGTCTTTTTAGACACTTTGCTTTAAATGAACACAATAAAGCTACCCACCAAACACTAAAATCCTATTGCTTTGCATTAGGAGCCTGGACTGCAACTCATGCCAACAGAAAAGTGCTAAAAATCTCATTGCCCCTCAAAAAGCGGCAATGGATGGATGGATTATTTGCTAAAATTGACCTGCTGGATGGTAAGTTCTCCTATTCTAATGCATAA
- a CDS encoding YfbK domain-containing protein has protein sequence MKTLFHLFTLAALFAFTNCSQQKVLQGQVKSAETGAHLKNAEIILKGTKLTSHTNFRGRFNLKLNDSANVIIVKAKGFEPKEIKLTDNEPIEVMVVPEGHTLYEVIVPMKESMLKEEDKTMIRASAPVNDSKVYYKHTQGITLPAQPPTQAQPKYNTEDYSPLNENGFKLVTQNPLSTFSIDVDNASYSNIRRFINQGSLPPVDAVRIEEMINYFDYNYDQPTSMAPVAIHTEMATCPWNSQHQLARIGIQARKVPIDNLPASNLVFLIDVSGSMDQENKLPLVKSAFKLLVDKLRSQDRVSIVVYAGAAGVVLPSTEGNEKTKIKNALNQLEAGGSTAGGEGIKLAYNIARQNFIAKGNNRVILATDGDFNVGVSSDGELQRLIEEERKSGVFLSVLGFGMGNYKDNKLELLANKGNGNYAYIDNFNEARRVFVNEFAGTLFTLAKDVKLQIEFNPLIVQSYRLIGYENRLLNDEDFNNDKIDAGEIGAGQTVTALYEIIPQGVKSDFLPVIDKLKYQSEKPAAPINKAELLTVKLRYKEPNGDNSKLISNILQNKSIPIGESSNELRFAAAVAEFGMLLRKSPYKNNANYDQLIQLASTALKNDNEGYKHEFLRLVKTARELTLTNDKAVVNLDH, from the coding sequence ATGAAAACACTCTTCCATTTATTCACACTGGCAGCACTTTTTGCCTTCACAAACTGCAGCCAGCAGAAAGTTCTGCAAGGCCAAGTAAAATCAGCTGAAACCGGGGCTCATTTAAAAAACGCTGAAATTATACTTAAAGGCACTAAACTAACCTCACATACCAATTTCCGGGGTCGGTTTAACCTTAAATTGAATGACAGCGCTAACGTAATAATCGTTAAGGCTAAGGGCTTCGAACCAAAAGAAATAAAACTAACCGACAATGAGCCTATTGAAGTAATGGTGGTTCCTGAAGGGCATACTCTTTATGAAGTTATTGTTCCTATGAAAGAGAGCATGCTAAAGGAAGAAGATAAAACCATGATTAGGGCTTCAGCACCGGTTAATGATAGTAAAGTATATTATAAACATACACAAGGAATAACTTTGCCAGCTCAGCCTCCGACTCAAGCTCAGCCAAAGTATAATACGGAAGATTATTCTCCTCTGAATGAGAATGGCTTCAAGTTGGTTACTCAAAACCCACTTTCAACATTTTCCATTGACGTTGACAATGCCTCTTACTCCAATATACGCAGGTTTATAAATCAAGGCTCCTTACCTCCGGTTGATGCAGTTCGAATTGAGGAAATGATTAATTACTTCGACTACAATTATGATCAACCAACAAGCATGGCCCCAGTAGCTATTCACACCGAAATGGCTACCTGTCCCTGGAACTCACAACACCAATTAGCACGGATTGGCATACAGGCCCGCAAAGTCCCTATCGATAATTTACCTGCATCAAACCTGGTTTTTTTAATTGATGTTTCAGGCTCAATGGATCAAGAAAACAAACTACCCTTGGTTAAATCCGCCTTTAAACTGTTAGTAGATAAACTCAGATCTCAAGATCGGGTGTCAATAGTAGTTTACGCTGGAGCGGCGGGGGTAGTTCTTCCTTCAACCGAGGGCAATGAAAAAACTAAAATCAAAAATGCACTTAACCAGTTAGAAGCTGGTGGTTCTACGGCTGGTGGCGAAGGCATCAAGCTTGCTTATAACATTGCCCGACAAAACTTCATTGCAAAAGGCAATAACAGGGTGATATTAGCAACCGACGGCGATTTCAACGTGGGAGTCTCAAGCGATGGAGAGCTACAGCGTCTGATAGAAGAAGAACGTAAGAGCGGCGTTTTTCTTTCGGTATTAGGCTTTGGAATGGGCAATTACAAAGACAACAAACTTGAACTGTTGGCCAATAAGGGCAATGGTAATTACGCCTACATCGATAATTTTAATGAAGCTAGGAGAGTTTTTGTTAACGAATTTGCTGGTACACTGTTTACCCTAGCAAAAGATGTTAAACTCCAGATTGAGTTTAATCCACTAATTGTACAATCTTACCGTTTGATTGGCTATGAAAACCGGTTACTAAACGATGAAGATTTTAATAATGATAAAATTGATGCTGGCGAAATTGGTGCAGGACAAACTGTAACTGCTTTGTATGAAATTATTCCTCAAGGAGTAAAGAGCGACTTTTTGCCAGTCATCGACAAACTAAAGTACCAGTCAGAAAAACCTGCTGCACCAATAAACAAAGCTGAACTACTCACAGTGAAACTAAGATACAAAGAGCCTAATGGCGATAACAGCAAACTCATTAGCAATATTCTGCAAAATAAGAGCATTCCAATTGGAGAAAGCAGCAATGAATTAAGATTTGCAGCAGCTGTTGCTGAGTTCGGCATGCTCCTAAGAAAATCTCCATATAAAAATAACGCTAACTACGACCAGCTAATTCAATTGGCGTCCACAGCTCTTAAAAATGACAATGAAGGCTACAAGCACGAGTTTTTACGATTAGTTAAAACAGCTAGAGAATTAACTCTTACCAACGACAAAGCAGTAGTTAACCTAGATCATTAA
- a CDS encoding YwbE family protein, which yields MDGKTRNNIYPGLEVDIILKKDQRTGIRTRGFVKDLLTKAPFHHRGIKVRLEDGQIGRVIEIFEEE from the coding sequence ATGGACGGAAAAACAAGAAACAATATTTACCCGGGATTGGAAGTAGATATTATTTTAAAAAAAGACCAACGAACCGGCATTAGAACCCGTGGATTTGTAAAAGATTTGCTTACAAAGGCTCCCTTCCATCATCGTGGGATTAAGGTACGTTTGGAAGATGGGCAAATAGGAAGAGTGATAGAAATTTTTGAAGAAGAATAA